ATGGGGAAAGGGAATTTCGATGCCTGCTTCGTCAAAGGCACGCTTGATACTCATCTGCATGCTGTTGCGCAATTCCAGGAAGTTTTCCCGCTTGGCCCATACCGAAAACTGGATATTGAGGGACGAATCTCCGAACCCGTTGAAAACGAAAAGGGGCTTAGGTTCATCCAGGCACAGGAGGTTTTTGTCGGCGACCTCCAAGAGTACCTTGCGCACGCGGTCGAGATCTTCCTTGTAGGCCACGCCCACCTGAATGTCGAAGCGGCGGATGGGGAAGCGGGTGAGGGTGGTCACTTCGGTTTTGATGAGCGTTTCGTTGGGAATGCGCACGTACAGGTTGTCGAAGGTGCGCAGTTTCACCGACAGCAGATCCACGGAAAGAACCTCGCCGACGGTGTTGCCCACCTTGATCATGTCGCCGGTGGAAAAGGGTCGCTCGCCGATGAGAAACAGGCCGCTGATGAAGTTGGAGGCCGAAGTTTGCGAGGCAAAGCCGATGGCCACCGAGAGCACGCCCGCCGCGCCCAGCAGCACCCCCAGGCTGAAGCCCAGTTCCCGCAGCGCGGAGGCCAGAAACAAGCCGAGAATAAGATAATAGGCCAGGCGGCGAAATATGGCGGCGCGGTGGAGATCAAAGCGGCGCGTCGTGAACCGCTGCACCAGACGCGAAGCAAAGCGCGCCAGCAGAAAGCCCGCCACCAGAAACAACGCCGCGCGAAAGGCTTTTAGTACATGTTCGCCTGCGACTAAATCCAAAACGGAATCCAACATCATCAGCTCCCCAGGGAGTTTTGTCAGGTTCTTACCCGAACAGATCGCTAAAAGCCCGCACCAAGCCGCCGCGTCCCGGCTGAGTGCGCGGGCCGCTCAGCCGTTCGGCATGGGGTGCGCACCGGGACGGGCCGGGCACCACGCGCAAGCTTGCCATGTCGCTGTCCGCCGACCGCGTGAGGTGCACCTCCTCGGTCCACAGGCTCCAGTCGGCATCACCGTACACCGACAGCAGCGGCGCGGGCAAACTCAGCTTTTCAATGGGCAGCAGGCTGCTCGCCTCGTTGCGCACTTTCACCGGCGTCACCGCCCGGTGGGCCCGGCGCGGAACGTCGTCCAGGTGGCTGCGGGCACTGGTTCGCGCAGCGTAGCAGAGTTCGCCCTCCCGGGTGGAGGGGCCGAACCAGGTATCCGACATCTGCTGCACCGGCATCTCGCGCAAGCTGCGCGCCGGCTCGCCGAGATCCAGAGAGATCCATACCGGTGAGCTCAGAAACAAGGTGGCCTCTTCGCCCGGCGGCACGAACACCGACTGATAAGCGCGGAACACCACCGCTCGGTCGGCCAGCAGCGGCCGTATTTGCAGGCGCCCCGGGCTCGCGGAGAACACAAAGCGTTCGGCCGCCGCCTCCTCTGGCATCTGGTCCAGTGGCTCTACCTGGGCATGGGCGGCTGGAATTTCGTCGCCCAGATCCCGCGCCGTCCACAACCACCAAACATCGTCACCGCGAAACATTCTTACCGTAATCGGGCCCATCACATATTTCAGTCCCCGGCCGGCGGCCACTTTCCGCCCGGACCACCAGGGGAGGCTCATCTGCGTGTCGTTCACGATCCTTCCTTTCGGGAAAAATGTCTGGCGGGCGGACTATTTGTTCAACACCGGCTCCCGAACAATCTCGGCCACAGCGGCAGCCTGCGCTATCAGGTTCTCTTCCACGCCCATTTCCCTGAGGGTTTCGCCGAGGAGTTCGACGATGGCATCGAAATGCATGTCGCTCAGGCCTTTTTCCTCGACCAGATGCGCATGGGCGGCGCGCATGTCCTGGCCGGAATAGGTGACTGGCCCGCCAAAGGCAAATATCAGAAATTCCTTCTGCTTGGCGGCCTGCCGCTGCATGTCGACCCCTTCAAAAAAGTCGCTGACGCGGTCATCGGCAAGCACCTTGGCGTAGAAGCGATCGACCGCTGCATCAACCGCCGCTTCGCCCCCAAGTTGTGCATACAGAGACGGCTCGGGTGATTTTGTTTCCGCGGCAGTCGGCTCCTGAGATTGGGCGGCGGTGTGCATGGCCGAGAAGCTTTGGCCGGCGGGCGCCGCCAGGAAAACCAAGGCGGTGATGAGGGTCAAAGATGTCTTTTTCATGCCGGTGACTCCTTCCTGTGAGTGGGCTGGTGTGGCTGAAAAGAAGAAAATAGCATAGTTTTTGTTCTTGTGGTCTTTTGTTCCGGCACTTCGGATTGTGGCTCCCGTTGTGACCAATCATGTTCATCTGCTGGTGAGGGATCAGGGCGCGAACCATTGCATTTCTCCGGCCATACAATTGCTCGCCGGGCGCACCGGGCAGGAATACAATCAACGCAAACAGCGCAGAGGTGCCTTCTGGGAAGGTCGCTTTCATGCGACAGCCGATAGAATCGGGTGAGCATCTTTTACGCTGTCTGGAGTATATCGATTTTTAGAGCCGGTGTCGTCAGCCACCCGGAAGAATGGGCGCATGGTGGGTATATTGAGATTCAAGGGCGGCGTTGCTGCAACCGGCTCCTCGATCTTGATGCCCTGGCGAGTGTCGCCGGCATCGGCACCTTGTCTGTACTGGAAGATATTTACCAAGAGTGGGGGGCAAAAGGTGTTGCGCACCCATGATCTGGGGCGCAACGAAACCTGGAGCCACCTTGCTGGCGGAAGCGAAGCTTTTGTTCTCAGGCTCCAGGGTAGGCTCGGTGTGCGCGACAAAACCGCAACATTGTCGGCCAGGGCGATTTTTTCTCAAATTATAGTTTCTGGTAATCTCCCTTAATCAGCTTAGCACTGCCAGATATGAGGGTGACGAATTTGAGGTCGCCGCCGTCTTCCCCCGCGCCGAAGACGTGAAGAACCTCGATCTGTGTGTTTTCGTCTTCCGGTGTGATGACATCACCCGGCAAAATCTCATATTCCGCTCCCAAACTCATGACCACGACACCATCGCTGCTTGTGCGGCGAGAACCCGTGTTATCGCAGGCGACCAGGGAAAACATTAGGGCAAAAATGAAACCCAGGATGTTGATTTTCATGGATGTTTTCATCCTGTCACTCCTTGTCAAAAACGCAGCTCACGAGTGACCCTGGTCTGGATGCGGAATAGAGGATGCCCCAGGTCGTCCGTTTCCACGAGGATTTGGTTGCCTGCTTCAAAAGTTCCTTCAACTACGGTTGTCGCTACCACGAAATACATGCCGAGTTCTTCATCGTATGCCTCGTAGAATGTGGTGCTTTCGCCATCATGATGGGTTTCCACCACGGCGCGTAAGCGTCGTCCGCTGCTCTCCTCTATCTCGACCTCGGTCAGCAGGCTGCCGTCAGCTTGGAGGAGGGTTTCAGCGCCAGGGATGTTGAATACAGCCTCGCTGACATTGATCTTTTCCCCAAGCTCATCCTTGAGAGTCACGCGATGAACGGCGCTGCCGTCGTTACGCGCCTCGATTTCGATTTCGGCCAAGATCTTTTGTTCTTTGACCAGTGTCTCCGTGGTTGCGGTCGTCACGATTTTGGAAGGATTGCCCTGTTCGTCCATGACGACGGTTGTTTCCGAACCGGGCAGGTCGCTGCGCGCGACGATGGTGAAGACTTCGCTGCCTTGTTCGTCGCGAACGGTCAGTCGGTGCTTGATTGCAGGGCCTTCGTCTTGCTGGAGACCCTCGCCTGTTTCCGTGGCGACTCGGCGGGCATACTCGGCAAAGATCGTCATGTCGGCTGTGACTTGATCGTAAGCCCGACTCCATCCACTGAAATAATAGCCCTGAGGTGCTTGCGGGATGGGCGCAACGGCTGCTTGGCCATGGGTGATATTTTGGGTCAAATCGCCGCCGCCGATGCTGACTCCGTCACCGATATCGAATGCGACCCTATAGGTGTTGACGGCAAAGCTGAAAACAGCTTCGCAGGCTTCATGCGTTTCTTCGATGAGATATATGTTGCCGTTCCAATCGCCCGCGGGGCAGGTTCCTCCAACACTCTCCAGGGGGCTGAAGCCAATGGCGGGAGTCAAGGTGAATTGGACGCTTTCGCCGTATTCAACGGTTAGATTTGAGGGATCGGCAGTGCCTCCGTCTCCGGCGACGGCGGTGATTTGATAGGGAGGTATTCTCGCCCCGATAATCCAGGCGGGGTTTGCTTCCTGAACGAGGTCAGTCGTCCAGGCCAGGAAGGGATAACCCCGAAGAATTTCAGGGTCCTCGACGACTTCCCAATCAGAGAGGGTGATGGCAGAATACATCTCCTCTGTGGTTTTGCCGAAACCTCCGGCACTTTCGGTTCGCCCGGAGCTTTGGGTATCCCAGAAACTGGTCAGGATGGTGCCATCGATGTCTGCGCCGACCAGGCCGCCGACATGATTAAGACCGGTGACGACGCCTCGGGCATAGCTGTTTAGAATCGTTGAAGTTTCCAATTGGCCGATCAGTCCACCTGCCTGGATTCCGCCTTCGATTGGTCCTGATGCATAATTGTCGATTCCTTGAGAGTTATAGAGATATCCTACGAGCCCGCCAAGGTTTGCGCCGGTTCCGCCGACGGAAACCTCGGCGAAACACCGAGAAATGTTGGAGTTCTCGGCCCAGCCGATTAGCCCGCCGACATCGGTTCTGCCGCTGAGGGTACCGCCGGCGCCGACTTCTTCAATTGTGCAGTCAAGCGCCTTGCCCGCCAACGCTCCGATCTGGTCACGGCCCTCTACGGAAAAATTCTCAAGAAAGAGATGGCGGATCGAGGCGCCGTCAATGAACCCGAAAAGGCCCTGGAAATCCTGATCTCTTTGGATGTGAAGATTGCGCAAAGTGTGACCGTTGCCGTTGAGAGTGCCGACAAAAGGATCCTCAAGGCTGCCGATGGGATGCCATCCCTCGCCGGCATTAAAATTCGAGTCATCGAAGCTGATGTCTTCGACCAGAATGAAGTGTTTGTCCGGATAGTCACGGATGGCATCAAGTTGTTCGATATTCGTGATTTTGTAGGGATCGTCTTCGCTGCCCACCCCTTCCGGGAAAATAATGAAGTATGCCGTGACGCTGATGTTTTCGGTAACCTGAGCGTCGGTACGGTTGAGGCTGGTCAAACCGTCGCTCCATTTATCGAAGTAATAACCCTCCGCGGGCACGGCAATGACTTCCTGCCCGCTTTCTCCATGGTTTACGGTTTGAACTGTGTCACCGCTGAGAGCACCGTTCTCTCCGGCGATGTATGTCAAAGTGTATTGATTTGTACTGTAAATAGCGGTGATGCTGAGATCAGCGGTCACGCTGCTGAAGCTGCCGTCCCAACCGGTGAAGGTTTTGCCTGCCGGTGCGCTGAGTTCGGGCGCTGCGGCCGCCTGTCCGTGGGTCACCGTTTGGCTCAACTCACCGCCGCCGGTGCGCGAGCCGCCGGCCAGATCGAAGCTGACGCTGTAGGTGGTGTCGACATACTGCGCGGTGATGCTGAGATCCGCCGTGACAATATCGAAGCNATCGAAGCTGACGCTGTAGGTGGTGTCGACATACTGCGCGGTGATGCTGAGATCCGCCGTGACAATATCGAAGCTGTTGTCCCAACCGGTGAAGGTTTTGCCTGCCGGTGCGCTGAGTTCGGGCGCTGCAGCCGCCTGTCCGTGGGTCACCGTTTGGCTCAACTCACCGCCGCCGGTGCGCGAGCCGCCGGCCAAATCGAAGCTGACGCTGTAGGTGGTGTCGACATACTGCGCGGTGATGCTGAGATCCGCCGTGACAATATCGAAGCNCCGCCGCCGGTGCGCGAGCCGCCGGCCAAATCGAAGCTGACGCTGTAGGTGGTGTCGACATACTGCGCGGTGATGCTGAGATCCGCCGTGACAATATCGAAGCCGTTGTCCCAACCGGTGAAGGTTTTGCCTGCCGGTGCACTGAGTTCGGGCGCTGCGGCCGCCTGTCCGTGGGTCACCGTTTGGCTCAACTCACCGCCGCCGGTGCGCGAGCCGCCGGCCAGATCGAAGCTGACGCTGTAGGTGGTGTCGACATACTGCGCGGTGATGCTGAGATCCGCCGTGACAATATCGAAGCNATCGAAGCTGACGCTGTAGGTGGTGTCGACATACTGCGCGGTGATGCTGAGATCCGCCGTGACAATATCGAAGCTGTTGTCCCAACCGGTGAAGGTTTTGCCTGCCGGTGCACTGAGTTCGGGCGCTGCAGCCGCCTGTCCGTGGGTCACCGTTTGGCTCAACTCACCGCCACCGGTGCGCGAGCCGCCGGCCAGATCGAAGCTGACGCTGTAGGTGGTTGCTGTAAATGTTGCCACGACCGTGCAGCCCGAAGATATGGCGCTGGTTGTATAGGTGTTGCCGTCAAGGCTGCCGCCGCAGGTGCCGCCAACGCTCGCAATGCTGTACCCGGGTTGCGGTAAAAGGGTGAACTGGGCCGTTGCCCCATCTCCCACGGTTTGTGCCGAACTCGGACTGATACTGCCGCCGACGCCTGCAGAAGGTGTCACCGTGTGGAATATGTCTCCGAGAGGCCCGGTTGGGTCCGGGGGAATCGAATCAAAAGCCTGGCCGTTTTTCAATGTTTCGCCGGCCGGGTTGTCGAGAAAAAGGTAGGGGCTGAACACCGTGTCATCGAGGTTGAAAGCGGCAAAACCCAGTCGGTATGTCCCGGCCTCGCCGGCCCTGAAGGTCGCAAACTGCCAACCGGTACTGCCGCCGTCGCCGGTACTCCAATTGCCGGTCCCCGTAACGGTCGCACCGAGAATCATGACCTGTTCGCGCAGGCCGTAAATTCTTGAGGTATCGTCCGAGGGATTGCTGGTGTTGACGAAGGATACGAAGGAAGCGTCGTTGAAAGGGGCATAATCGGTCGCGACATAATTCCAGGCCAGGGTGAACTGCTGCCCGGCGTCAAGTGTCAGATCTCGATAGATATAAGCAAAATTCGTGGAGTTGGGAAATTCGCTGGTGATGTAGTCTTTGCTCCCAGGGGCCATTTCAAAAACCGTTGCCACCATGTCCAGATCACTGAAAGGGGAGCTGACATTTTCCGGCGGAAATACAACGGCCATCTGCGTCCCGTGTGGGCGGATCGTCCAAAGGCCGCCATCGTCCAATTCCGTAGTGTCAATCTGGAAATCCTCGCTAACCGTGACCCCCTCGGCAGTCCACCCCGTAAGCCCATCTTCAAATCCCAAGCTCGGCAAATCGGCGTGGGCCGTTGATGCAATCAGAAATAGCCCCGTCAAAACGGCTGCCGACAAGGTCCGCCAAATCGGTCTGCCCTCCCGTTGCCTTAAGAATTTTTTTGCGGAACCCAACCTGCCGTTCACGTTAAATGATCCCATGGACGCCCCCTGGCTTGTACTATCTGTGGTTTGAACTTACACGTTGCGGGAAAAACGGGTTTTCGGCTTTCCACAATCCGTTCGCCCAATCGAGATTTCTCAGGAACGAGGGCGCTGGAACAGAGGCGGTGGCGTGAAAGGATTCTAACAATTTGCATTGTATAATCTTATTTGGTAATGTCAAACAAAAAAAGATAGATTTAATCTTTCGCAAAAGTTTTCCGGGCACATGTTTGCTCACCCCTCGGCAGGTGGCAGCTGAATTGTTTGCCAGATGATCGTGGGAAATCGGCCCTCTTTTTGTGGGCTTATAATGGATTGACAATTCTCGAAATCATTCATGTCTGTAACGAATATAAGGTTTTAGAAGTCGGAGCGATGTTTCAGGGAGGGGGGCGCAGTGAGAGTCCGAGAATAAAAAAAGTGATCAGGCAAGGAGGGTGCCCGATCACTTTTTTTTAATTTCAATTGGTCTTGGTTGGTTTTGTCTTCAAGTTTAATGAAACTGTCAGAAATCTCGACATCAATACTTTCTCTTGTCTTTATCTTTGTCTTTATCTTTGTCTTTGCGGTATTCAGGCCTGTCCTGGGTCATTCCCCGATCGTCTTCCCAGTAGGGAGAAACACCATAAAATTGATGAATCTCAGCACCTTGAGTTCGATCGCTCAGTACGGCCTGGATATCGTTCTCAGGGATTGCTCTCAGTTGATCTTTGGATCTGTTGAGAGTAAGAGAAACCTTCTCGCCTATCATCTGGTCAGTGATCTGGGCGCGCCCTTCAAACGCATTAAAAGGCACGACGTAGCGATCTGTACCGACGCCCAAGATGCCGCCGCTTTTCATGACCACATAACCAATTTTGCCTTGTTGAAGGTCGACCAGAAGTTTGTCAATCTCGCCGATCTTCTCATTGTTGCGATCCAGCACTTCACTCCCCACCAGATCGTCCGCCATCAGCAGGGTTGTCCTTTCACCCACTGCTTTTTCACCCGCTGCAAATACTGCAGGGGCCATGAACAAACCAAGGGAGAACAAAGCTGCGGTAATAAGACTTATCTTTTTCATTCTAGTCTCCTTTTTAGATTGTGACGCAACCAACTGTGACCAGCTGCCCTGGTTGCAAATTCCATATGGAGACATGACATCTTCTCGGCAATTAGGTTATTAGTGAACGTTGCCGGATTTCCGATGTTTTCCTCCTTTGTGAACTTAGTCTATCGTCTGCTGTGAACTTGTCAACAATCCTGGAGATGAAAAAAAGCCAACGAAAAAAACTGAACCAGTTGCTCATTTTTCGTAAGGATCTCTTGGCGGAAGGAAAGATGTTGCTTTCAATATTTTGAACAATGCAGCGCTGTGGGAGGGGGGGGTCCGGGAGGCTGGGATTTAAGCGCAAGGCCTGCCCTTGAGGCTCGCGGGCGACGCGTTGTTTTCTGGAGAGACACGGCAAAACAAAGGACGGGGGCCGCAGAGATGCGAAGAGAGGGTAGGGAGCGATGATCGGTCAGTCCTCGAAATGACCTTTCCGCGCGCTGTCTGCGCGCTGCTTTAAGTCCGCGTTATAAAGATTGAAATTTCAAGTGACTCAGCCGCGTGAGACGTAGGGCTGCTTCATCTTCGGCCAGCGATCTGGGTAAGATTACCGTCACACCATATTCGCCGTGCAGTAAATCATCCTTGCCCTCGGTGGTTCCGATTCTTTCTTCCCGAAGAAAATCAATAATTTCAGAAAGATGGGCCATGCCAATAGTGAATATAGCATGCTTGTTTTCTGTGCCCCCGTTCTGATAGGCGCTTTCCACCGCCGCAGGTATGTTTTTCAACATGGCGACCGAGCGTTTTTTTTGAAAATCATCCAGTTGCTTAAAAAGCCCCTCGTTCAACTCACCTCTCTGCTCGGCGAGTTCTCGTACCAAACGAACTACCGTATGGTAGAGGTTTTCGTCTTCCACCTGTGCAAGAGTAACTCGGAATTGGCGGGAGAGAAGGATATCCGCGCTGACGAATTTTCGCGTGTCTTGTAGCTGCGTTCTGAGACTCTGATTGTCGAGGAACGCAGCTTCATCCGTAAAAAAAGATTGGGGCTTGTGCGCGGTCCGCGCCTCGCCGGACTGGAAAAAACCTTCCGGCAGAAGAAGTTCCACCTTCCTTTGGCGAATGAGCCACTCGCCGATCCGGTAGATCTCCATCTGGGCGCGCACCGTTTTCTCGCCGTTTTTGCCATCGACGCTGCTGCGGTGGGCCTGGCCGATAATGTAGATCTGGTTATTTGCGCTCGGGTTTTTCTGGTAAATAACCTGGCCGTAACTGCTTGGCAGCAAGGGGGAGTCGAGCAGGACGGGAGCCGATTCCAAGGCAAAGGCCGGGAGCGCACCGAACACCAGGATTATGGCGGCAAGAATCTTTAGAGCGCACCGGGGTAGAGCGGAGAAGGCAGACATGTCACAAATACCTCGACGGTGAAATTTTTCCCAAAAAGTCAAGGCATTGCGAAGAAGGGCAAGGGGGTTCTGGCAGTCCCGCTGTCATGGGAAACGTTCCCTGTAGACCGGTAACTTTGCGTCTCCACCTTTCGATGGGTTTGCCTTTGACAGAATGTTGGGATGAGGAATGTTTTTTTGTCGTTACCGCTTTCTTTAAGAATATTGTTATTTGCAATTATTGCATAAAGATATTTAATTGTCAGGGTAAGAGAAAGGCGCCGCTTGTGTCAATGACAATTGTGAAAAATTAATATTTTTGCGGCGGGATTCGGTTTTTCTGCTGAATGGTTGCCAATAAGGTCGGTGTTGGTTGCCGATTGAGGATGAAACCCCTCACAGGCGCCCTTCAGGGATCAGCCCCTGTTTCAAGGCGCCAACCTGCTGAGGCGTGTAAGGGGCTTGGAACAACTCCGGTGTTTCGTGAAGGGCACGGAACAGATCCACGATAAAATGGACGCGCTGCTCAAGCACGGCCCAGTCTGTGGCACCTGTCTGCCGTAAGCTGTCGGGAGTAGGATCGATGCGCACCAGCAGGGCGCGCAGTTCGGGGTTGCTGAGTTCTTTAAGCTGGGGTGGAAAGTCTTCCTCCAGGTCTGCCCCCATCCGCAGGAGACGGCCATCGGGCAGTTCCAGAACCATGAGCTTATCGGTAATAATCTGGCGAAGTTCTCTGCGCACCGCTTCGAGAAAGACATCGATTGCCCTTTGCAGAGGCGTTGGTCTGCGGGTGAACCCCATCAGCAGTTTGCGACCGGTCACCAGCAGACTGCCACGCGGAAAGGCGGCGGCCAGAAGCCGGTCGGTAAACTCCCTGGAATCGATGACCGTAGCATTGAGGGCGGCGGCAATTTCAGGCTGGGCGCGCGTCTGCTCGTGGTAGCCGATTTCGATGTTGGCCAGCAGTTTGAGTTCCGCCCGCTCCTTGCCGACAGAAGCGGCGAGTTCTGCGGCGTAATGGGTAAAGGCGCTACAGAGGTAATCCTGCCCTTGCGGTGGATCGCCCGCTCGCAGCGCCGCGCAGAAGGTTTCCATTGTTGCAGGCGAGAAGGGTGCGCCGTCCGCTTCAAGGGACAGAAAGCGCGCAAATTCGCGTGCAATTTCCTCAAAGATCTTTTTATTGCCTTTGGCAACCTCCGCGCTCATGCGCGCCAATATTGCCGCAGGGTCAACCAGCTCCCACACCACTCGTAAAATCTCATCACGTTGCAGCCTGGCACCGAACCGCTGCGCCACGTCGGCAAGATGCCGGGCCGCCTGTGCCGCCAAAGTTTTCGAGCGGATCAGGCGCTCAAGGGTGTGCTGCAGATCATCCTGGCGGATGGTCTGCCCCGCTTGTCGCGAGGCCCAGGTGCCGAAGGCGCACCAATTGGCCCCGGGAAAACTGCGGGCGGCATACGCCAGCGACAGTTCGTGGTAGCACTGGGTAATCTGCAGATTGCGGATGATCGGGTCGCTGAGTGCGGCAATGCGCTCAACCTCGGCGATGGTGGGTACGGTGAAGCGATCCGGGCTGGCCATAAAGACTCCGCTTTGGATGTGAGAGACGCGAGATGGGGGTGAATGCGCCCTTCAAAAGGGTCACCTCATTCCCTGTCTAGTGTCAAGCAGGGAGAGGGGCTACACGTCATTCCCCCCCCAAAAAACATGGCGATAGAGATCCAAAGCGTCGTCGCAGAAAATTTTCTGCTGGCGGCGGTTGCCCCGTTGGGTGATGTGATGTGGAATGCCTGCGACAACGGCCCGAGCAATTCTGGCCATTGAATTTCCCGCCGTTTATGGGTGATGAAATTGAATAGTAAAGTATCGTGTCCCTGGAATTGTAGTTTCCGGATGGAAACTAGCTTGAAATTACTGCCGAGGGTGCTATCTGTTGTATTAATAATAGGTCACCGGTTTGGCAAAAACCGGGACGTTTAATTTAACCAAAGTGGAGGTCTGTTATGTTTAAAGATATGCTAATAACACGACTTCGTTTCTTTTCGAGCTTACTCGTATTTTTTGCGTTTTTCATGAATTTTTTCGCGCTGGGAGAAGCAACCGCCGAGGAGCGGGCGTTTAGTCGAGCTGTCGATTCTCCAGAGCTTGAATGGGGTCCCTGTCCCGCGTTCATGCCCGAGGGCTGCGCGATCGCCGTACTCCAGGGTGATCCTGCAAAGCCCAACGCGGATGTGTTCTTCAGATTGGCCGGCAACACGACCGCGAAGCGCCACTGGCATACGTCTGCGGAACGCATGGTGTTGATTTCCGGGGAATTGCACATTGACTTCGACGGCCAGGAACCCGTGGTTTTGAAGCCCGGCACCTATGCTTACGGCCCGGCGAAGTTGCCGCATACAGCCGCGTGCAAATCAGAAGATCCGTGCGTGCTTTT
The window above is part of the Geoalkalibacter ferrihydriticus DSM 17813 genome. Proteins encoded here:
- a CDS encoding mechanosensitive ion channel family protein encodes the protein MLDSVLDLVAGEHVLKAFRAALFLVAGFLLARFASRLVQRFTTRRFDLHRAAIFRRLAYYLILGLFLASALRELGFSLGVLLGAAGVLSVAIGFASQTSASNFISGLFLIGERPFSTGDMIKVGNTVGEVLSVDLLSVKLRTFDNLYVRIPNETLIKTEVTTLTRFPIRRFDIQVGVAYKEDLDRVRKVLLEVADKNLLCLDEPKPLFVFNGFGDSSLNIQFSVWAKRENFLELRNSMQMSIKRAFDEAGIEIPFPHRTLYAGSVTEPFPVRVVEAPPVTSASPAGQTHEQP
- a CDS encoding group I truncated hemoglobin, translated to MHTAAQSQEPTAAETKSPEPSLYAQLGGEAAVDAAVDRFYAKVLADDRVSDFFEGVDMQRQAAKQKEFLIFAFGGPVTYSGQDMRAAHAHLVEEKGLSDMHFDAIVELLGETLREMGVEENLIAQAAAVAEIVREPVLNK
- a CDS encoding PRC-barrel domain-containing protein, which codes for MKKISLITAALFSLGLFMAPAVFAAGEKAVGERTTLLMADDLVGSEVLDRNNEKIGEIDKLLVDLQQGKIGYVVMKSGGILGVGTDRYVVPFNAFEGRAQITDQMIGEKVSLTLNRSKDQLRAIPENDIQAVLSDRTQGAEIHQFYGVSPYWEDDRGMTQDRPEYRKDKDKDKDKDKRKY
- a CDS encoding cupin domain-containing protein, producing MNFFALGEATAEERAFSRAVDSPELEWGPCPAFMPEGCAIAVLQGDPAKPNADVFFRLAGNTTAKRHWHTSAERMVLISGELHIDFDGQEPVVLKPGTYAYGPAKLPHTAACKSEDPCVLFIAFEEPVDAIPLEVP